From Aliidiomarina minuta, one genomic window encodes:
- a CDS encoding GNAT family N-acetyltransferase: protein MNNQILPALGSLLKQAAKTQQRGLLLVEGLQQACNWPSFCLHFGEQSSALDLNQYRQYLGSTNLVLVIDCRHQVHADAIAALSGSIIGGGALVLLLPASPCPFLHRLINKRPKQLCNYLKDPEPGEFPENFALPPMHAAVQLTAEQAQVLRQLSTHLTIPQPALIIAARGRGKSTLLGFLAARSKAKVWVCAPARRQVETLMLHARNEGATPSFIAPDALLQSDQVQPKDTLILDEAASLPRHMLDAIIERFPQVKMATTTEGYEGCGRGFALQFMQHLKQTFSQFLSFELQQPQRWAAGCPLETWLQRALLLPSHNDISPTPFNGPVSYQQAHASELNEEQLKQCFKLLLNAHYQSSPNDLKLLLDDPNQSLLLQWQADNLLGVAWLSHEGHLTGSLADAVYSGRRRPPGNLLGQSLCYHLRDKDAAASPLLRVVRIAVEPTQQQQGFGSKLLNQCVTYAREQSYAALGSSFGLSPKLLHFWKNAGFLPVRIGSKPDMASGRYSGLLLLPLNPLWITKVERWQCYFLAELNWHLLRTPLSAELVRTLLPLTQRYVLDKVDAQLRLQQMLSAFAKAHLPFDLVQPALSAYINLTSEAPELLKDALYRPLPLSQVAKQHGLHGRKDCVKELRQICVTLPPQL from the coding sequence ATGAATAATCAGATTCTGCCTGCGCTGGGCTCACTTCTAAAGCAGGCAGCGAAAACCCAGCAACGAGGCCTGCTGCTTGTTGAAGGTCTGCAGCAAGCATGCAACTGGCCATCTTTTTGCCTGCATTTCGGTGAGCAATCTTCTGCTTTGGATCTTAATCAGTACCGTCAGTACCTGGGTAGCACAAATCTGGTACTGGTCATTGATTGCCGACATCAGGTGCATGCAGACGCCATCGCTGCCTTAAGCGGAAGTATCATCGGCGGCGGCGCCCTGGTGCTCTTACTTCCTGCCAGCCCCTGTCCTTTTTTACACCGCTTGATAAACAAGCGGCCAAAGCAGCTTTGTAATTACCTGAAAGATCCAGAACCTGGGGAGTTCCCAGAAAATTTTGCCTTGCCACCAATGCATGCCGCTGTGCAATTAACGGCTGAACAAGCGCAGGTCCTGCGCCAGCTTTCGACACACTTAACCATACCTCAACCGGCTTTAATTATCGCTGCTCGTGGTCGTGGAAAATCAACCCTACTTGGTTTTCTGGCGGCGCGCAGCAAAGCTAAAGTCTGGGTTTGTGCGCCAGCCCGGCGCCAGGTTGAAACTCTTATGCTGCATGCTCGCAATGAAGGCGCGACCCCGTCCTTCATTGCCCCCGACGCTTTGCTGCAAAGCGACCAGGTGCAGCCAAAGGACACCCTGATTCTGGACGAAGCAGCCAGCCTGCCACGACATATGCTGGATGCCATTATTGAGCGTTTCCCCCAGGTTAAGATGGCAACTACTACTGAAGGTTACGAAGGCTGTGGCCGGGGCTTCGCCCTACAGTTTATGCAGCATCTAAAACAAACCTTTAGTCAGTTTCTGAGCTTTGAATTGCAACAGCCACAACGCTGGGCGGCAGGCTGCCCACTCGAAACATGGTTGCAACGAGCCTTATTACTACCTTCTCACAACGACATATCACCGACCCCGTTTAATGGCCCGGTAAGCTACCAGCAGGCTCATGCCAGCGAACTCAATGAGGAACAACTTAAACAATGCTTTAAGTTGTTACTGAATGCTCACTATCAAAGCAGTCCAAACGATCTCAAACTATTGCTCGATGACCCGAACCAATCTCTTCTTCTGCAGTGGCAAGCCGATAATCTGCTTGGTGTCGCCTGGTTGAGTCATGAAGGCCACTTGACTGGTTCGCTGGCCGACGCCGTGTACTCCGGTCGACGGCGTCCTCCTGGCAACCTGTTGGGCCAGAGCCTTTGTTATCACCTGCGCGATAAAGACGCGGCAGCTTCGCCGTTACTTCGTGTCGTCCGTATTGCGGTAGAACCCACACAGCAGCAGCAAGGGTTCGGCAGCAAATTACTAAACCAGTGCGTCACCTATGCAAGAGAACAGAGTTATGCCGCGCTTGGCAGCAGTTTCGGACTCTCTCCAAAACTGCTGCATTTCTGGAAAAACGCAGGATTTCTGCCGGTCCGCATCGGCAGTAAACCCGACATGGCAAGTGGTCGCTATTCGGGACTTCTACTACTGCCTCTGAATCCGCTTTGGATTACTAAGGTTGAGCGCTGGCAGTGTTATTTCCTGGCTGAACTTAACTGGCACCTGTTACGCACTCCCCTGTCGGCAGAGCTGGTGCGAACACTATTGCCATTAACCCAGCGTTACGTTCTCGACAAAGTGGATGCTCAACTACGATTGCAGCAAATGCTATCAGCCTTCGCGAAAGCTCATCTTCCATTCGACCTGGTGCAGCCGGCCTTGAGTGCTTATATAAATTTAACCTCCGAAGCGCCAGAATTATTAAAGGATGCGCTTTACCGCCCATTGCCGTTATCTCAAGTGGCGAAACAACATGGGCTTCACGGGCGTAAAGATTGCGTTAAGGAATTACGACAAATTTGTGTCACTTTACCGCCCCAGTTATAG
- a CDS encoding sodium-dependent transporter, giving the protein MSAEREHFSSKLGFILAAAGSAVGIGNMVGFPVAATKNGGGAFLIIYAIFVAFICLPIMLAEMGLGRKTQLDPHGAYGAIAGSKSPWRFAGWLAVLTPFMIGVFYMVITVWILGYFLQTVSGNLDALADPEYFGTFINDYSVFLYLIVVAAIVHFILVGGVRGGIEKAARLLMPSLFVMLVVLVIFVLTLDNAFAGVEFYLVPDFSKINGSVISGALSQAFFSLSLGMGILITYGSYFRQRDDLVGSAKLVAITDSIVAFVAGLMILPAIFVFDPNTNPQELSDSSVAMIFTFLPQIFLAMQETLGYLGASIVAALFFLLVFFAAITSLVSIIEVPTATIVRKYNVSRKRALAVLAMTMGSLTLIAMVSFGMVAFLTELVTYGGGPRSFFDLIYDVFYDTVLPLNGLLICLFVVWGWKRNNFHEALAEGNQRYATSLLRRYISFSITTFIPVVLAIVFINTVLGIFFDAALF; this is encoded by the coding sequence ATGAGCGCTGAACGCGAACACTTTAGCTCTAAACTCGGTTTTATTTTGGCTGCAGCGGGTTCCGCCGTAGGTATCGGCAATATGGTCGGTTTCCCGGTCGCAGCAACTAAAAACGGAGGTGGCGCCTTTTTAATCATCTATGCCATTTTCGTTGCCTTTATTTGCCTGCCTATTATGCTCGCGGAAATGGGTTTGGGTCGCAAAACCCAACTTGATCCCCATGGCGCATACGGAGCTATAGCCGGTTCGAAAAGTCCCTGGCGCTTTGCAGGCTGGCTCGCCGTGCTGACTCCTTTCATGATCGGTGTTTTCTACATGGTTATCACCGTGTGGATCCTGGGCTATTTTCTGCAAACAGTATCCGGCAACCTCGATGCCCTGGCAGATCCCGAGTATTTCGGCACCTTTATAAATGATTACTCCGTTTTTCTGTACTTAATAGTAGTCGCCGCTATCGTTCATTTTATTCTGGTTGGCGGCGTTCGCGGCGGCATTGAGAAAGCAGCACGACTGCTCATGCCCAGCTTATTTGTCATGCTGGTGGTACTGGTTATCTTTGTGCTTACTCTCGACAATGCCTTTGCTGGAGTAGAGTTTTACCTGGTTCCTGATTTTAGCAAAATAAATGGTTCCGTCATCAGTGGCGCCCTCTCGCAGGCATTCTTCTCATTGTCATTAGGCATGGGTATCCTGATCACTTACGGCTCTTATTTCCGCCAACGTGATGACCTGGTGGGTTCAGCTAAACTGGTTGCTATTACCGACTCCATTGTCGCTTTTGTGGCCGGTCTTATGATCCTGCCGGCAATTTTTGTCTTCGACCCTAATACCAATCCTCAGGAACTGAGCGACTCTTCAGTCGCCATGATTTTCACCTTCCTGCCGCAAATATTTTTAGCCATGCAGGAGACCCTGGGCTATCTGGGCGCCAGTATCGTAGCCGCTCTTTTCTTCCTACTGGTATTTTTTGCCGCTATCACTTCTCTGGTTTCTATCATTGAGGTTCCAACTGCCACCATAGTGCGCAAATACAATGTTTCCCGTAAGCGCGCCTTAGCGGTGCTGGCGATGACAATGGGCTCACTGACCCTGATTGCTATGGTTTCATTTGGCATGGTCGCTTTCCTGACGGAACTGGTTACCTATGGTGGTGGACCTCGTTCTTTCTTTGACCTGATTTACGATGTGTTCTACGACACCGTATTGCCATTAAACGGCCTTCTGATTTGTCTTTTTGTCGTCTGGGGCTGGAAGCGCAACAATTTCCACGAAGCTTTGGCTGAGGGTAATCAGCGTTATGCGACCAGCCTGCTGCGACGTTATATCAGCTTCTCAATCACCACCTTCATACCGGTGGTGCTGGCTATTGTCTTTATCAACACAGTGCTTGGCATTTTCTTCGACGCCGCACTCTTTTAA
- a CDS encoding phospholipase D-like domain-containing protein, translated as MAVKRPFLWLVISIMSIVLVVLAINVALFNALPKPIRLVHGLELSYNVQDPIFERSMGALLQNPVQPGNSVEIIRNGENIYPAMIAAIEQAEHSVSFETYEFWGEESAGEISQALADAARRGVQVHALIDFMGSTQASSAKFETLEQAGVHVIRYRSPSWYQLSRINHRTHRKLLITDGSTGFTGGANVADNWLPGPDRTPYRDNHFRIEGPVVANMQAAFAEIWMNASGILLEGPEYFPELKATGDTALQMVKSSPREGRHRVRYMLLYALAAAEESFTASTAYFYPDAAFLEAMRLAAERGVRIRILLPGDTIDQGYLRHASVNRWRPMLEAGVELHEYQTSMYHSKLVSVDDQWATFGSANLDNRSFRINDEGNIAVYSPDFSRQIRELIEEDIEYAERYTLEDWQNRPWHKRIIGWVSSVLGAHF; from the coding sequence ATGGCAGTAAAAAGACCGTTTCTATGGCTTGTTATTAGTATAATGAGCATTGTGCTCGTGGTGCTGGCTATTAATGTGGCTTTGTTTAATGCGCTACCTAAACCTATACGCTTAGTGCATGGTCTGGAGCTTAGTTATAATGTCCAGGACCCGATATTTGAACGCAGTATGGGAGCTCTATTACAAAACCCAGTGCAACCGGGCAATAGCGTTGAAATTATTCGTAATGGAGAAAATATTTATCCGGCAATGATTGCGGCTATTGAACAGGCAGAGCACTCAGTGTCGTTTGAAACTTATGAGTTTTGGGGGGAAGAATCCGCCGGAGAAATTTCTCAGGCATTAGCGGATGCAGCAAGACGTGGAGTCCAGGTGCACGCATTGATTGATTTTATGGGGTCCACGCAAGCCAGTAGCGCAAAGTTTGAGACGCTGGAACAAGCTGGTGTTCATGTTATCAGGTACCGCAGCCCTTCCTGGTATCAGTTGTCCAGAATTAATCACCGGACGCACAGAAAACTGCTTATTACTGATGGTAGTACCGGCTTTACCGGTGGGGCTAATGTAGCAGATAACTGGCTGCCAGGCCCTGATCGAACTCCCTACCGTGATAACCATTTCCGCATTGAGGGGCCTGTGGTCGCTAATATGCAGGCTGCTTTTGCTGAAATATGGATGAACGCCAGTGGCATATTGCTGGAAGGCCCTGAGTATTTCCCTGAACTTAAGGCCACTGGAGATACCGCACTGCAAATGGTTAAAAGTTCGCCTCGGGAAGGCCGCCACCGTGTGCGATACATGTTGTTGTACGCCTTAGCTGCAGCCGAAGAGAGCTTTACCGCATCGACTGCTTATTTCTATCCTGATGCTGCTTTTTTAGAAGCCATGAGACTGGCTGCTGAACGTGGAGTGCGAATACGTATATTACTGCCAGGCGATACTATTGATCAGGGATATTTGCGTCATGCTTCGGTTAACCGCTGGCGACCCATGTTAGAAGCTGGCGTAGAACTTCACGAATATCAAACGTCCATGTACCACTCAAAACTGGTTTCAGTTGATGATCAATGGGCGACTTTTGGCTCAGCAAATCTGGATAATCGCTCTTTTCGGATTAATGATGAGGGCAATATTGCTGTTTATTCGCCTGACTTTTCCCGTCAGATCCGCGAGTTGATAGAAGAAGATATAGAATACGCAGAACGTTACACGCTGGAAGACTGGCAAAACCGTCCCTGGCATAAGCGCATTATCGGCTGGGTCAGCTCAGTGCTTGGTGCTCATTTTTGA
- a CDS encoding multidrug effflux MFS transporter — MSSSLRHIRGFAWMLAALVALGPLAIDAYLPAIPLMAEDLNTSLHNIELTLSLFLIGFAAGQLIGGPTSDRYGRRLTILIGLSLFMAGSLITALGSHIELLWVGRLLQAFGGGMGVVNTMAMVRDRYSGRESAQVLSKIVTILMIAPLAAPFIGSFLLLFADWRSIFFFLFLYAAILLVVLRLALPETRLAEHVSVISPLRRYLAVLKNRQALAFLFSVAMSNAGMFAFITGSPGVYMGYYGVSEFIYPFLFGANILALSLSNQINIRLLHRFSTTQILRVGQSIQLILGISMIITTLLLQLPLGFLVAQIMLFIGMQGFIVANGMSGATDYFPHSAATATALISASGFTLGALSGALVGLLGDGTPYAMVAVMAACPLIGIVLREWLQRPVTVVQK, encoded by the coding sequence ATGAGCTCATCACTACGACATATTCGTGGTTTTGCCTGGATGCTGGCAGCCCTTGTTGCTTTAGGTCCTCTTGCCATCGATGCCTATCTGCCTGCTATTCCATTAATGGCAGAAGATTTGAATACTTCACTGCATAATATTGAATTAACTTTAAGTCTGTTTTTAATTGGTTTCGCCGCAGGTCAGCTAATTGGAGGCCCCACTTCAGACCGTTACGGTCGACGCCTGACCATTTTAATTGGCCTAAGCCTGTTTATGGCAGGTAGCTTGATAACGGCTTTAGGCTCCCACATTGAGCTTCTCTGGGTAGGCCGCTTATTGCAGGCTTTTGGTGGTGGTATGGGTGTAGTGAATACCATGGCCATGGTAAGGGACCGCTACTCAGGGCGTGAAAGTGCGCAGGTTTTATCAAAAATAGTTACTATTTTAATGATAGCGCCTCTGGCGGCTCCCTTTATTGGCAGCTTTTTATTGCTCTTCGCCGACTGGCGCAGCATTTTCTTTTTTCTTTTTCTGTATGCCGCTATTTTACTGGTAGTACTACGCCTGGCTCTGCCCGAAACCCGGCTGGCTGAGCATGTGTCCGTGATAAGCCCTCTGCGGCGTTACTTAGCCGTATTGAAAAACCGTCAGGCACTCGCATTCTTATTCTCAGTAGCGATGAGTAACGCCGGCATGTTCGCTTTTATTACCGGTTCGCCAGGTGTTTACATGGGTTATTACGGCGTTAGTGAGTTTATCTATCCTTTTTTATTCGGTGCTAACATTTTGGCTTTGTCGCTTAGTAACCAGATAAACATTCGACTGCTGCACCGTTTTTCAACCACGCAGATTTTACGGGTCGGCCAGAGTATTCAACTGATTCTCGGCATCAGCATGATTATTACGACTCTGCTACTGCAACTGCCATTAGGCTTTTTGGTAGCACAAATCATGTTATTTATCGGCATGCAGGGTTTTATCGTCGCTAATGGTATGTCCGGTGCTACTGATTACTTCCCTCACAGTGCCGCTACAGCTACCGCCCTCATCAGCGCCAGCGGCTTTACGCTGGGAGCTCTATCGGGGGCCCTGGTTGGGCTGTTAGGCGACGGCACTCCTTATGCCATGGTCGCGGTGATGGCTGCCTGCCCGCTTATTGGCATTGTTCTGCGCGAATGGCTGCAGCGACCTGTGACAGTAGTTCAAAAATGA
- a CDS encoding zinc ribbon domain-containing protein YjdM, with translation MSTLPNCPACNSEFTYQDGNLYMCPECAHEWSAIAGADDEADESLIKADANGNPLQDGDTVTVIKDLKIKGSSSVVKVGTKVKNIRLVDGDHDIDCKIDGIGPMKLKSEFVKKV, from the coding sequence ATGAGCACTTTACCTAATTGCCCGGCCTGCAATTCTGAGTTTACTTATCAGGATGGAAACCTCTATATGTGCCCGGAATGTGCGCATGAATGGTCAGCCATTGCGGGAGCAGATGACGAAGCCGACGAGAGTCTGATAAAGGCGGATGCTAATGGTAACCCATTACAGGATGGCGATACCGTTACTGTGATCAAAGATCTTAAAATCAAAGGCAGTTCGTCGGTGGTTAAAGTGGGCACTAAGGTGAAAAATATCCGTTTGGTTGACGGGGACCATGACATTGACTGCAAAATTGATGGTATCGGTCCGATGAAACTAAAATCAGAATTCGTTAAGAAAGTCTGA
- the zapE gene encoding cell division protein ZapE produces the protein MHQRPFQLDKEQQRLAQRLTHLACRIDANQSVEQGLYIWGPVGRGKSMLMNHFFSQLQTPQKKRVHFHHFMAQIHRSLQSYSGQADPLQSIAADWAAEYRVLCLDEFMVEDIGDAMLLGTLWRHLFDLEMILITTSNTPPEKLYYNGLQRQRFLPTIDLLMKHCEVLHLDGGKDYRLTQNKTMPHYLLNGSKAQLRELTEQRFGQTEPVHQVQVMNRTINCLWQNENIIAFNFMELCSGPRSQRDYMELASRFRAIAVHQVPEFSYIPDKELVHGVEESYQREQQQLYVSKLDNEARRFIALVDECYDRNCLLLVSAQVPPEQLYQARQLAVPFQRCNSRLYEMQRW, from the coding sequence ATGCACCAGCGCCCCTTTCAGCTTGATAAAGAGCAGCAGCGTCTGGCCCAGCGTTTAACGCATCTGGCCTGTCGTATTGATGCGAACCAAAGCGTTGAGCAAGGACTTTATATCTGGGGACCAGTGGGGCGTGGAAAAAGCATGCTGATGAACCATTTTTTCTCACAACTACAAACTCCGCAGAAAAAGCGTGTTCATTTTCATCACTTTATGGCTCAGATTCACCGCAGCCTGCAGAGTTATTCAGGACAGGCCGATCCTTTGCAATCGATAGCCGCTGACTGGGCAGCAGAGTACCGTGTTCTATGTCTGGACGAGTTTATGGTTGAAGATATTGGCGACGCCATGCTGCTCGGTACCTTATGGCGCCATCTTTTTGACCTCGAGATGATTTTGATTACAACCTCGAATACGCCACCGGAAAAGCTTTATTACAATGGTCTGCAACGTCAGCGTTTTCTACCCACCATTGACCTGCTGATGAAACATTGTGAAGTCCTTCATTTAGACGGAGGTAAGGACTATCGCTTAACACAAAATAAGACAATGCCTCACTATCTGCTTAACGGTTCAAAAGCACAGCTGCGAGAGCTGACAGAGCAGCGCTTTGGTCAAACCGAGCCAGTACATCAGGTTCAGGTCATGAATCGCACTATAAATTGCCTTTGGCAAAATGAAAACATCATAGCTTTTAATTTCATGGAACTCTGCTCAGGTCCCCGCAGCCAACGCGACTACATGGAGCTTGCCAGTCGCTTTCGGGCGATAGCGGTGCATCAGGTGCCTGAGTTCAGTTATATACCCGATAAGGAACTGGTGCATGGTGTAGAAGAGAGTTATCAGCGCGAACAACAGCAGCTTTACGTCAGTAAGCTGGATAACGAAGCACGCCGTTTTATCGCCTTAGTCGACGAGTGTTACGATCGCAACTGCCTGCTGTTAGTCAGCGCTCAGGTCCCGCCAGAGCAACTTTATCAGGCCCGTCAGCTTGCGGTCCCTTTTCAGCGCTGCAACTCGCGTTTATATGAAATGCAGCGCTGGTAA
- a CDS encoding EAL and HDOD domain-containing protein, which yields MNILFASQPIYNRQLEIAGSELLYRHDDGLTAFDVGEDIATSEVLFNLCTGISEQFEQTDRPVYLNVTASFLHSGAFLPVKPDHVVVELTERIQPDNATIRAIENWHDQGFRFALDDFEFKPEWDPLLKLASIVKVDISKLSLAEAIQHKDKLASYDLTWLAERVENQNQLELYMEQDFDLFQGYFLARPTIISGQKITTSGLQLASLLQKIFAQEAHIEEVADAISNEPALSISLLKIANSPMYRTAKEVTSIKDVVIRLGLELVKKWVTLISSLQCNSPANVHIALTRAFTCAELAKKYTSRNVKPEQAFFAALLSASDILLNVDKKAFVSSVNVSTTIAKAALKYAGNTGMLVKAAHLTERSIHSGKHSKSLKNEWIQIYQEQSQQVQLIIANR from the coding sequence ATGAACATTCTGTTCGCTTCACAACCTATCTATAATCGCCAACTTGAAATCGCAGGATCGGAATTACTTTATCGTCACGATGATGGCCTTACTGCATTCGATGTTGGCGAAGATATTGCCACTAGCGAAGTGTTATTTAATCTTTGTACAGGCATCAGTGAACAGTTTGAGCAAACCGATAGACCTGTTTACCTCAACGTAACCGCAAGTTTTCTCCATTCAGGGGCTTTTCTGCCCGTAAAACCAGACCATGTTGTGGTTGAGCTCACTGAGCGGATTCAGCCAGATAACGCAACCATAAGAGCAATCGAGAACTGGCATGACCAAGGGTTCCGTTTTGCCCTGGATGATTTCGAATTCAAACCTGAATGGGACCCTCTGCTCAAACTGGCGTCTATTGTAAAAGTCGATATTTCCAAATTATCTCTTGCTGAAGCCATACAACATAAGGATAAACTAGCCAGTTATGATCTAACCTGGTTGGCTGAACGGGTAGAAAATCAGAACCAGCTCGAACTCTATATGGAGCAGGATTTCGACTTGTTTCAGGGCTATTTCCTGGCTCGCCCCACTATAATTTCGGGTCAGAAAATCACCACTTCAGGCCTGCAGCTCGCTTCCCTTTTACAGAAAATATTTGCCCAGGAAGCTCATATTGAAGAGGTAGCTGATGCTATCTCCAATGAACCTGCATTGTCGATAAGTCTCTTGAAAATAGCCAACAGTCCTATGTACAGAACAGCCAAAGAAGTAACTTCAATCAAGGACGTCGTTATTCGTTTGGGGCTGGAGCTGGTAAAAAAATGGGTAACTTTGATCTCGTCATTGCAATGTAATTCCCCGGCAAATGTGCATATAGCCCTGACGCGGGCGTTTACCTGTGCCGAGTTAGCAAAGAAATACACATCGCGGAATGTAAAGCCGGAGCAGGCCTTTTTTGCAGCTTTATTATCAGCTTCCGATATTCTGTTGAATGTAGATAAAAAAGCCTTTGTTAGCTCTGTCAATGTAAGCACTACCATAGCCAAAGCCGCTCTCAAGTATGCGGGAAACACAGGAATGCTGGTAAAAGCAGCTCATCTTACTGAGCGCAGTATCCATAGCGGGAAACACAGCAAATCGCTGAAAAATGAATGGATCCAGATTTATCAGGAACAAAGTCAGCAAGTGCAATTAATTATCGCTAATCGTTAA
- a CDS encoding TMEM165/GDT1 family protein: protein MEAFFVSILTVGIAEIGDRSLFLALLMGLRYRRPWPIFAGMALGLFLNQALSAFFGIWLFQFLSADWQAWIIGIAFLIMAFWVLIPEDEEVKENLSKRHIFFAAMLAFFLLEMGDKTQLVVITLAGGYQAFWPVVLGATLGILMITTPALWFGYKFARHIPVTALRWSASILFLILGLWVLLESVGILPEVSLLQIDHLLPSIES, encoded by the coding sequence ATGGAAGCTTTTTTCGTTTCAATACTAACTGTCGGTATCGCTGAAATCGGCGATCGTTCCTTATTTTTAGCCTTATTAATGGGATTACGTTACCGCCGTCCCTGGCCGATATTCGCAGGCATGGCTCTTGGGCTTTTTCTTAACCAGGCTCTATCCGCCTTTTTTGGTATCTGGTTATTCCAGTTTTTATCAGCTGACTGGCAGGCCTGGATTATAGGCATTGCCTTTCTTATCATGGCATTCTGGGTGCTTATTCCTGAAGATGAAGAAGTTAAAGAAAACCTGTCTAAACGGCATATTTTCTTCGCCGCCATGTTAGCCTTCTTCCTGTTGGAGATGGGCGATAAAACCCAACTCGTAGTTATTACACTGGCTGGTGGTTACCAGGCTTTTTGGCCCGTAGTACTAGGGGCTACATTGGGTATTCTGATGATCACTACCCCTGCCCTCTGGTTTGGTTATAAGTTTGCCAGGCATATTCCGGTAACAGCATTACGCTGGTCTGCCTCTATCTTATTTTTAATTCTGGGATTGTGGGTACTACTTGAGTCAGTGGGTATTTTACCTGAAGTAAGCTTACTTCAGATTGATCATTTATTACCTTCCATTGAGAGCTAA
- a CDS encoding sodium/glutamate symporter — MQLIDIFVAMLLMGLLILLAQGLHLKLPFLSRYFIPTSVVAGLLGLLLGPQVVGEDLSLWPDATTIVWSGLPELLISVVFACLFLGKKLASPRQIWRMAGPMVAHGQTLAWGQYVIGLSLALLILTPLFGVSPLAGAVIEIGFEGGHGTSAGLADTFAELGFESGADLALGLATVGIVAGVLLGTLLVNWGRYKGLIKDHEVTLDKKKKQSQDSVPASLLESMTLHLAFIALAISLGWLLLQGLILIESFTWNQQGDGLELMGHMPLFPLAMLGGVLIQMLLTRLGRGDLLDSKLISRISGTALDVLIVAAIATLSLATVAEYIGPFLILAVAGVSWCLFGFLLLAPRIFPRDWLPMGLADFGQSIGTTVVGLLLVRMADPLNKTGTLESFGYKQLLFEPFVGGGVATAMSLPMIYYFGALPVLLVCAAIMLFWLCVGLFVFGPEKETQE; from the coding sequence ATGCAGTTAATCGATATATTTGTCGCCATGTTACTTATGGGCCTGCTTATCTTGCTGGCTCAGGGATTGCATCTTAAGCTGCCTTTTTTAAGCCGCTATTTTATTCCCACATCCGTGGTTGCTGGCTTGCTCGGTTTGTTGTTAGGGCCGCAGGTTGTTGGCGAAGACTTAAGTTTATGGCCGGATGCGACCACCATAGTCTGGTCAGGGCTCCCCGAACTCTTGATTAGTGTGGTTTTCGCCTGTTTATTTCTCGGTAAAAAGCTAGCCTCGCCGCGCCAGATATGGCGCATGGCAGGGCCCATGGTTGCTCATGGACAAACGCTTGCCTGGGGACAGTATGTTATAGGCCTGTCGCTAGCATTGTTGATTCTAACTCCTTTATTTGGAGTGAGTCCTTTGGCAGGAGCGGTCATTGAAATAGGTTTTGAAGGTGGCCATGGTACTTCTGCAGGACTGGCTGATACTTTCGCTGAGCTGGGGTTTGAATCAGGAGCCGATTTAGCTCTTGGATTGGCGACAGTCGGCATAGTAGCCGGCGTTTTATTAGGTACCTTGCTGGTTAATTGGGGACGCTATAAAGGCTTAATTAAAGACCACGAAGTCACCCTTGATAAGAAGAAAAAGCAATCACAGGATTCAGTTCCTGCCTCGTTACTGGAGTCTATGACGTTGCACCTGGCTTTTATAGCACTGGCTATTAGCCTGGGTTGGCTGCTGTTGCAGGGGCTTATTCTGATTGAGTCTTTTACCTGGAACCAGCAGGGCGACGGCCTTGAACTGATGGGCCATATGCCTTTGTTTCCGCTAGCTATGTTGGGCGGAGTACTGATCCAGATGTTGTTAACACGTCTGGGTCGAGGGGATCTACTGGATAGCAAGTTAATCAGTCGTATTTCAGGCACCGCGCTGGATGTGTTAATTGTGGCTGCTATCGCCACTTTGTCATTGGCTACAGTAGCTGAGTATATAGGGCCCTTTCTGATTCTTGCGGTGGCTGGCGTTAGCTGGTGCCTGTTTGGGTTTTTATTGCTGGCGCCCCGTATCTTCCCTCGTGACTGGCTGCCCATGGGGTTAGCTGACTTCGGTCAGAGCATAGGTACGACGGTAGTAGGTCTACTCCTGGTACGGATGGCCGATCCGTTGAATAAAACCGGTACGCTGGAAAGCTTTGGTTATAAACAGTTGTTATTTGAACCTTTTGTCGGAGGGGGAGTGGCAACTGCGATGTCACTGCCCATGATTTATTATTTTGGCGCCTTACCTGTGTTGCTTGTCTGTGCGGCAATTATGTTGTTCTGGCTGTGCGTAGGTTTGTTTGTTTTCGGGCCTGAGAAAGAAACCCAGGAATAG